Genomic window (Arctopsyche grandis isolate Sample6627 chromosome 5, ASM5162203v2, whole genome shotgun sequence):
ATGCAGGAAACGAATAGGCAGAGAAACCACGCGCCAACCGCGGCGTCTCCTAAAAAACAATGGCGTCGTCCACACATAcggtatctacacccgatatttacgaatttttccatatccagttcccatattgcaacctgtggttgctatttaggaactggttatggaaaaattcctaaatatcggTGTATCGGGtatagatatcggtagtgttgACGTAGCCAATGGCCTGTTTTCATGGTTCGTAACGCTACGAACGCCGACCATCAAACAATATTGGTCTGAACATATGCCTTCTCTTATCCCATGGGGTGCGCTCTTtcaggtctgttcatacctagtcagcacgtaccgacttcagcaggtatccggccgtacgaaaagtattctttggtacattttgtatgggtatattcataccaaccgtcacgtttacaccacggcaggcttacagcagtacccgacatttcttgttcataccttacagcaacttccgtcaacgtatcgtatccgtttttttggccatcgtggaaatatacacgcgaattacgtgccatgagtcagccgctttgctgttttggaccaattatcgatagtgacagttgacagctgttcaatatttcgacatggttttggcgcaaatatttaaaaaaaattaaaattttttacggaaatatttaaaaaaattttgtccatcatccacaagctccttatacagtgtccaaaactctcctttggtttttatattttttagcatgggatgcacatcaaaacgcctccgtgcttttttgttgccttcttgagcttcttcttccaacaacagcgcgattatacataatttttcgttcaataaacgtcgaaacatttttgctgacttgtattctgacgcgtagctacgaatgcacgtgtatgcattcatattgtaagtactcgacaatacgacgtaagcaatattgcgccgtatcgtcatggcctgtaatgtataagtaagccgattttgccttgcactcggccaaagtgctgtgaacaTGACGTGActgcgacgtgtaggtagatatgaatagaaatgtaataaaatgacatatttgaaacggagtcgtgcagtgctgaagccgtgcagtgctgttaagtatgaacagacctttccTGGCGAACGATAGCTTCAGCAGCtgtaatgtgtgtatatatatgggtGACCAGCGGCTGTGTGTGTGTCATCGTCTCGATCAGCTTgctctggaacggtgcgggGTGGGGGAATTATACAAAAGAGTAACGGTTATGATCTCGTTTTTATTGATGAATAGATGGCGCGCCGGGGAGTTTCTCGGCGCCTCTCGcctgtgcccctttatggcggagGCTGTGGATTGAGTAGGCtgtggctggtcaggaagggtagaccagccacgccaagacctTCTCGGTCGGAGTCTCACGAGCGTCCGAGAGCTCGCCGTGTTCGAGGCTTGGGTTGAACACGTGGTCGAGTATAGTCGGTAGACATAGAAGGTGAGGCACGACTATGGAAGAAGCCATACTCCTCGGAGGGTTTCTATGATGCCAATGAGCGCTCGCCGTGATCGCTTGGGTGGATCACGGGGCCAGCCTGCCTTAGTTCGAGGCCGGCTTTTACGAGGGACGCTGCATCTGGCGGTCGGACCCACGGGAGAATCTAGCACGACTGACAGATGGTCAGAGTAAAAGAGAGAAAACAAAAGCCGAAGCCGTAAGAggacaaccaacggccatgagGGTTTTTGGCTCGGACACCTGGTTAAGAACCACTACTCTACACGTTCTCCAATGGAAAGGTTCATTAAGGTTTTAAACAccaatatatttacatgtaaatatttttaaacacctCCAATTTATTTTAGACAAACAAACCGCAAATTTAAATCCTCTTTTAAAAGATTTCATGAAAATATCCGAAAGGGAATATCCTACGATCAACAGTTGGCAGCCAGGCTGTTTTTAGTCGTTGCGATTGGCCAACGTGCAAAAGTGACAGTGGCTGTGGCTGCGGCTGCGGCAGCTGTCACTCGGCTGGAGGATTTCGCCGGCAGCGGTTTCTCCCACTTCGCCCCCCTCCACCTGTCTCCTGtcaactgtcaactgtcaactgtcacctGTCACACTCTGGAGCAGCCATGGAGTCCGGCTCGATGACCCTGTCGGACATCGCGGCTCCATCTCGCCTGCAATTCGACCGAGGTACTCCAATCTGACACCACTCCACCATTCCACCACTTTCCGATGACTCATTTTCCATTGACCTGATTCGAACCTCCTCGAATATCAACACTGCGTTTTTTCGCACGAAAGAAATTGTCATCGAAAAATTCTCTTATCTAATTTGTACAATAGTTACTTTTGTGATACATATCTATACTGTATATATGCTATTTCATCATCTATAACAAAACAATTATTATATGACGTCAACTTATTAGTACACATACACAAATCACTGGTAATCGGTTATTTCACGTATGAATTAAAAGCAATTGAAGAATTatctaattttcaatttttatgcaCATCAACTTAACAATTGTAATAATTGCATTTCAGaacaacataaaattaaatatcgagCCAAAGAAGAGCTGCTAAAAGAAGCGTTGGCCAAAGACGATACGTCTTTAGAACAGTGGATAGAATTTGCCAAAGGTGACGGAGGACTCGTCAACGGTAAATACACAATCATTCAAATTTAGAATTGAAATCCTACCCACTTGTTATACTAAATATGTCATTGAATGCAACATTTCCACAGATTCGATACGGAAAACAGTGTGGCCCGTATTAGTCGGCGTCACAAAGGATGAAATATCCGATGCACCGTCGCTATCCTCGCTATCGGGACACGACGAATACAACCAAGTGGTTCTCGACGTGAACAGATCTCTGAAACGGTTCCCACCGGGAATCCCATACAAACAGAGGGTCGCCCTTCAGGACCAGCTGACCGTGCTCATTCTACGCGTGATAATCAAATACCCTCATTTAAAATACTACCAAGTAAATAATCCAGCGAGAATATGACGTGACCTTGCTTTGAAATGGGTTCGTTAGTTGATGATTTTGAACTTTCAGGGATATCATGACGTGGCCATCACTCTCTTGTTAGTGTGTAAAGAGAAGGCGGCGTTTCCCGTGCTGTGTCGGCTATCTCATGGTGATTTGGCGCCTTTGGCTCCGTTCATGCAAGTCACCATGGAGCCGACTCAACACCTCTTGAATTTTCTTCATCCGTTGATTAGGTTAAAGAACGAACAGTTggctgattttttaaaaaagtacgGTTTGAATAatgttgttgatttttttcttgGTCGTTGCTGCATTGATTGATGGAATCTTTGATGGTTTTTCAGATCGACGGTCGGTACTATGTTTGCTTTGCCTTGGTTTTTGACCTGGTTTGGTCACAGTTTGAATCGTTATACGGACGTGGTGAGGTTGTATGACTATTTTTTGTGCTCTCCGCCGATGTTTCCGATATACGTCACGGCAGCGATCGTATTGTTTAGGgctgtggatatttttgaacttGATTGTGATATGGCGACCGTGCATTGCTTTTTATCCGAGGtgtgttataattttttaatacatttagttCTGGAAAGTTCTTTCATATGTCGAAcaagatatgtataaaattacttGTCTTTAAATGGTCAATATTTATATAGGTTTTAGTCCGTATAAATATACTTCTAGATTAGGTTAAGTTGAAATACTGACCATAAATATTGATCATTCAACACAAATCAGACTGACCATGATACCAACCATTGTATACTGACtgtttaatattgttgcgtaggggtgggtggaggatccaagtaaaaggccaaagtcgtttcacagcatttattggtgactaagggccgggccgcaccgtgcaactttgtcggccgacttgttgcgcgacacgaaaaaatgtatggaaatgtgtgcgacaaataAGTTGACGAgtgcggcatgtcccatctacctgcatgcattggtctggtcgccctcaaccatgttgttcgcgagttgagcggtgcggctcGGCtctaaggagatacacgcactgccagtgctccgtccagaatgtcttgatatcgcctaagtactgccttataacggatcggtcgctcagggcatcttcgacgtccagtTACTTCACTATtatttaggcatgtacccggatatgtattcccacgacactcagtcccacggtatcggtcacttctgagaagggaccaatagcggccaatttggtggccattgtttagcctacatgcacttagtctAAAGATAATCcctgaaaccaattataacggtcacacagtctctgggatgctactcggcctaatccgattgcacttactcggcggcgtacgtaacaatattgtaATGTGGGAACATTATGGGGAATTTTTGCCGTATAAAGTGCAATTATTAGTATAAATCAATTCCTCAGTTAAATCTCTTCCTTCTCTATCAAATATTTCTTTTTGATGAAACTTTAGTTCTTTGCATTCGAGGGcttacaatggagacccccgaattggcctagTGGTACTCTAAGTGGTCGGTAGAATTCCTAGAACCCTGAGAGCTTGAGAGCTtgagactcacttaaaactgtaTGTGCCTAGACAACGGAGAAACAAACGGATCAGGGAAGCTGTAGTGGGCGACTTGCCCTTTATAGGGAAGTACTTAGGCCGGTAaatggactactagtcatatgtgaaccagtcacaggacaaccggtcgctctagatcggtcacacgtgatcacccgtcacactaaaactggtcacaccctaaaatcggtcacgagaaaactggttaaccgattttagggtgtgaccagttttagtgtgacgggtgatcatatgtgaccgatctagagcgaccggttgtcctgtgactggttcacatttgactagtaatcaccgaacccttaggccatatcagattattctggatcGAGCGTTAGCTCATTAAGATCATTCAATCCTGAATCatacaataaatgctgtgaagccaCTTTGGCCTTTCGTTTGGATCCtcaacccacccttacgcaataatattatataaatgcagGCCATTTTACTATAAACACTGACCAATAgttgaatgaaaaatgaaaataatctgtaaaaaagtttaaattagcattgaaagtgattaaaagtTAGAGgttagaatatttaaaatatgaaaaaactttcCGGTACATCTAATATGTGGTAAATATTTCATGTAAtgcactttaaaaaaaaatgaatcgtaTGTTTGTAGCTACCCGAAGATCTTCCGTTTGAGGATATTTTAAAAGAAGCTTcagatttgtataataaattcacACCTGAGAGTATGAGAGAAAAAGTTTTATTGCTCGAAAAATTAGAGTATGCTTTCATTGTTATACAAAATAGTCGATACATTCGATGGGAATTGTATtgaaatgtttgtattttaggGAACAACAACGATTAGAAGACGAGGAGAGGGCGAAGAGACGACAGATCGCAAGACGCGGAGCTAACAATAATACGAAGTTGAACACGACGTTGAGGCAGTTGCGGCAGTTTGTAAACGACATACCGCTATTGGAAATCGTCCCGAGAAGATATCGAGCGTTGTTGGCGACGGCCACGTTATTCGCCGGAGTTTACGCTTTCTACAAATTCGATTATTCGGGATTCAATTACATCAGATAGCAAAAACACACGTACATGTtcgttttgtttaatttttagtgATGTTATGTCATTCCTTTTTACACATAATGTCCCCATTTTTAACGCGGTGCACTCGGTGGTAATTAAAAACGGTAACCGGATATGTTTTAATTTAGACATGACGATGTTGGAATGTtattctgaattttatttatgttgataGTGTCGGGTTTGCTGACAGTTGTGTATTCCGAGTGCATCGTATCGTATTGATTAATGTTAAGCGCTTTAAAGTATTTCATTGTTCCTGGAAACCATCCTGCAGTCAAACTGTAGTATTGTCGTGGGAATATATATCGTATTTTGTGTTTGTTTTGATACCaaatattaacaaataaaattttataaagtagAAAAACAACGAAAGCAAAGTGGCAAAactatgtattgtataattaatttgtGCTAATTTGACTGGGATATGGTCTattcaacatatatgtatgtgtattattatcGCAATTCATGAACTTTTTCGTATTACAGACGACACAActtcatttcaaaattaatacatgcatttaatgatatttttatatgtaatagaagTTTGTAAAATGAAACTCATTAATGTGTAATGAATTTGCCAATGAATATTGGGCTtgtatagtatgtattataaaaaaatgatcctGATTGTTTGCAGTTcaatattgttaaatttttaaagataaaGCACTGTATTTGAGGTTATGGTCTTCGCTGATTTGTTTAAAGATTActggtattatttattttacatgtaataatcaGGATTGTAATGTTATTTGTGTAAAgtcttaaattttaaacatttttcattatttaattaatatatatatatatatatatatatatatatatatatatatatatatatatatatatatatatatatatatatatatatattgtataaaaaatacgaGACGCTTAGATTATAGGCTTGTTTGTTTAAAAAGTTGTATAGAGTATGGTTCgcgttatttatatttttttttataccttgaatttaacttatttattgtgaaaatatatattttttatgtaaaaaatatagtaaacttATACGCTGATATTGTttcatagttttatttcatcgaaattttacattttttgaatACTAAAATGGTTTCGCGTTACGTAaagttcatatatatatttttgcgtcTGAAATTATAATCCATGAAACCTATCAACGGCGATGCGACGCCTGTATATTTGTTAATTGTGTTAGTGGTCGGCAGTTTGACTTTATCTACCGCGTAAGTAGTGTCTCGACATGCAGTTTATATATATCAGTATGttctatttgtaaaaattatccaCACTGAATGATatctgataataataataactttaaattGAAAGGTTTATTTTGGACGTCGGTCGCCGCAGCTTCTCTGTCTAGTAAATTGTGCAGCAATATCAAAATGCAATCGAAGTATCTGCAACTCGGAGAAAAGGGGCGACTTAATGTTttcaataatgtattttatcttCAATACTTATGCCTTTAATTATATCTTTGTTCATTTATTCAacgctatatacatatgcatcacAGAATTCGCGAGAGAAATTGATGATGACTTGCGGCATAGAGTTGATAACATGCAATTTTTGCCGATTGGAGCTGAAGATCGAACACAGTGGCCCGCCTTCATTGTGTATATCTTCACCAAATTGTAAGAATTTCATCCGATAGTTATAAATCTGTCGAAActattacattacatacatgGTTTTAACACATTGTAGCAAACGAAACACTAAATGATTGCCCATGCGGTAAAATACTACTACGAGATTCTACAAAATATGGTTCTCCGTTGAAGTTGTGCTTCGTATCCAATCTCACATATAAAAGTTCCACAAGATCATTGATTTTCTCTTATGATTCTAAATTTGAGAATGTCAATGAAACATACTCCTTCATTTATGTGTCAAGAAGTGAGTTATTCTCccgaaaaaataaacacatttcttcaagtttatattcaaaaatataatacatacatacattacagagaATCAACAAGACTTTCACGGCGAACTTGGGCAATCAGGACTGATAAGTTCACCGAATTTTCCTTCAATATATTACACAGATGTtgaaattgaatacattttatcgTGCATCTCCAATGACTCGGTCGTTTGTGTTGTCAGTTTGATTTTCACAGATTTCTTTATATCATCCTCGTCAATAATGGAAGTAAGCAAAACACTCGGATTAATTTTGAtctgtttataatattatatgcacTACCTAAAATGAAACGATTTCAGTTTTTCGATTCAGACGGAAAGCTGATTCAATTTGTGTCTGGAGCGAAGGCACGGCCGGCTTACATGGTCACATCAGGCCCAACAATGACTATAAGATTTTACGGCAACGGCGGCTCATCCCTCGGATACAAAGccacatataattttatatctttgcaGTCTAACTATAAAGTCAACACAGGTTTAGTattcagttttaatattatacaaatagttCAATTCTTCTACTAAAGCTCGAATTCAATGTGTGCAGAATGTGGAGGAGAAATTCAAGATGTGGGAGGAAGCATCTACATGAATAACGTCACCGGTTACTATGACTGTGTTTGGATTATAAAGCCTCCACTGTCTATGGCCTATCTAAAAACGCACATCTATTTGAAAGTCACGTTTACAGGAAGCGGTACGTTTTTATATTCAAGACGTTTAACTTGTACAGTTCCGatgaatatatgtttataaactaGGTGAATTGATTATCCACGACGGAGAAACTTCTAATTCTCGAATAATAGACACTGTTGCCGGTGTCGTGTCGAAGAATGGGTACGAAACAAGTCTGATGAATGGTTTTTACGTTTCTTACAAAGGAAACTTCGGAAACGATTCGAAGTTGATTTTGGCTTATACTGCATTTTCATATTCAAGTTAGTGAATTCATGTACTAATAATAATGTGCTTTGGAAGCTAGATCCATATTTGGTATGCTGATTGCCAAAAATGTCAACAGTTttgaatatattgtacatatataccttagATTGTGGTTTAACTGTTCGTCTTTCAAATTTCGTCAATCAACACATACAAGTCTgcagcgcggctgtcttccatagaatttctgaactttgcacg
Coding sequences:
- the LOC143911770 gene encoding TBC1 domain family member 20; this translates as MESGSMTLSDIAAPSRLQFDREQHKIKYRAKEELLKEALAKDDTSLEQWIEFAKGDGGLVNDSIRKTVWPVLVGVTKDEISDAPSLSSLSGHDEYNQVVLDVNRSLKRFPPGIPYKQRVALQDQLTVLILRVIIKYPHLKYYQGYHDVAITLLLVCKEKAAFPVLCRLSHGDLAPLAPFMQVTMEPTQHLLNFLHPLIRLKNEQLADFLKKSTVGTMFALPWFLTWFGHSLNRYTDVVRLYDYFLCSPPMFPIYVTAAIVLFRAVDIFELDCDMATVHCFLSELPEDLPFEDILKEASDLYNKFTPESMREKVLLLEKLEEQQRLEDEERAKRRQIARRGANNNTKLNTTLRQLRQFVNDIPLLEIVPRRYRALLATATLFAGVYAFYKFDYSGFNYIR
- the Culd gene encoding CUB and LDLa domain, with the translated sequence MQSKYLQLGEKGRLNVFNNNSREKLMMTCGIELITCNFCRLELKIEHSGPPSLCISSPNSNETLNDCPCGKILLRDSTKYGSPLKLCFVSNLTYKSSTRSLIFSYDSKFENVNETYSFIYVSRKNQQDFHGELGQSGLISSPNFPSIYYTDVEIEYILSCISNDSVVCVVSLIFTDFFISSSSIMEFFDSDGKLIQFVSGAKARPAYMVTSGPTMTIRFYGNGGSSLGYKATYNFISLQSNYKVNTECGGEIQDVGGSIYMNNVTGYYDCVWIIKPPLSMAYLKTHIYLKVTFTGSGELIIHDGETSNSRIIDTVAGVVSKNGYETSLMNGFYVSYKGNFGNDSKLILAYTAFSYSNCRPVVDYPCHNNRCILSTLICDTIDHCGDNSDEEMDCSGYLSTSVHQFWWPSRTPSENPYVKITVGLWLCGLVFISGLSFITLNKCRRKLYHRNVNNNNDSFIATDQIQTITQLMSIGESDEFDAPPVYEPPPDYSQAIKLPYQKL